The Saccharomonospora glauca K62 genome has a segment encoding these proteins:
- the panB gene encoding 3-methyl-2-oxobutanoate hydroxymethyltransferase gives MSSDTPRTHSENPTGGETPAPYGQPPAEQAPLRKRVRIHHLREMKERGEPWPMLTAYDTYTARLFEDAGIPVLLVGDSAANTVYGYESSLPVTVDEMLPLVRAVTRSVSKALVVADLPFGSYQASPEQAVATSARFMKEGRAHAVKLEGGRRFAPHVEAVTAAGVPVMGHIGFTPQSEHNLGGYRVQGRGASGDGLIADALALQDAGAFAVVMEMVPAEVAKQITHELRIPTVGIGAGPDCDAQVLVWQDMAGLRTGRVPRFVKQYADLAGALTTAAKTFADEVRQRSFPTAEHTFH, from the coding sequence ATGTCATCTGACACGCCACGTACGCATTCGGAAAACCCCACCGGCGGAGAGACTCCCGCCCCCTACGGGCAGCCGCCCGCGGAGCAGGCGCCACTGCGCAAGCGAGTCCGCATCCACCACCTCCGGGAGATGAAGGAACGCGGCGAGCCGTGGCCGATGCTCACCGCCTACGACACCTACACCGCCCGCCTGTTCGAGGACGCGGGCATCCCGGTGTTGCTGGTCGGCGACTCGGCGGCCAACACCGTGTACGGCTACGAATCCTCGCTGCCGGTCACGGTCGACGAGATGCTGCCGCTGGTCAGGGCGGTCACCAGGTCGGTCTCGAAGGCTCTCGTGGTGGCCGACCTGCCGTTCGGCTCCTACCAGGCCTCGCCCGAACAGGCCGTCGCCACGTCGGCGCGGTTCATGAAGGAGGGCCGGGCGCACGCCGTCAAGCTGGAAGGCGGTCGCCGGTTCGCCCCACACGTGGAGGCCGTGACCGCGGCGGGAGTACCCGTGATGGGACACATCGGCTTCACCCCGCAGAGCGAGCACAACCTCGGTGGCTATCGCGTCCAGGGCCGTGGTGCCTCGGGCGACGGTCTCATCGCCGACGCGCTGGCGTTGCAGGACGCGGGCGCGTTCGCGGTGGTCATGGAAATGGTGCCCGCCGAGGTCGCCAAGCAGATCACCCATGAACTGCGAATCCCCACCGTGGGCATCGGCGCGGGCCCCGACTGCGACGCGCAGGTGCTCGTATGGCAGGACATGGCCGGGCTGCGCACGGGCCGCGTCCCGCGGTTCGTCAAGCAGTACGCCGATCTCGCCGGGGCGCTCACCACCGCGGCGAAGACGTTCGCCGACGAGGTACGGCAGCGGTCCTTCCCCACCGCGGAGCACACCTTCCACTGA
- a CDS encoding C40 family peptidase, translating into MRVGLLFGFVAAATTTVLVAAGAAMVIDSQRQQVHAAPLSCNAALGPTQPGQQNRGANDAANLTDEQLNTVSLIITIGKERELSPRAWQIAIQAGMTESGLRNLDYGDRDSLGIFQMRPSMGWGSPEQITDPTYAVNKFYDVLESVPGWETMRPGDAAQAVERSAFPTRYHRWEPMAVHLVETLGEVSDATGCGPGMGAALPPNEQAAEAIEFALGEQGKPYVWGAEGPDAYDCSGLMQTAYEAAGITLPRVSRDQYRAGAMLPVEEAQPGDLVFWAYDSSDPATIHHVAMYLGGGKIVEAQQSGVPVHTRDFSFDEPGLVPQAVRPGV; encoded by the coding sequence GTGCGAGTCGGACTGTTGTTCGGGTTCGTCGCCGCCGCGACCACCACCGTGCTCGTGGCCGCCGGTGCGGCGATGGTGATCGACAGCCAACGGCAACAGGTCCACGCCGCCCCGTTGAGCTGCAACGCGGCGCTCGGCCCCACCCAGCCCGGACAGCAGAACCGAGGGGCGAACGACGCCGCGAACCTGACCGACGAGCAACTGAACACGGTCTCGCTCATCATCACGATCGGCAAGGAACGGGAGCTCTCCCCGCGAGCCTGGCAGATCGCGATCCAGGCCGGAATGACCGAGTCGGGGCTGCGCAACCTCGACTACGGTGACCGGGACTCGCTCGGCATCTTCCAGATGAGGCCGTCCATGGGATGGGGTTCGCCCGAGCAGATCACCGATCCCACGTACGCGGTGAACAAGTTCTACGACGTGCTGGAGAGTGTTCCCGGCTGGGAGACCATGCGGCCGGGTGACGCGGCACAGGCGGTGGAACGTTCGGCGTTCCCCACTCGCTACCACCGGTGGGAGCCGATGGCCGTGCACCTCGTGGAAACCCTCGGCGAGGTGTCCGACGCCACGGGCTGCGGTCCGGGCATGGGAGCCGCGCTGCCGCCCAACGAGCAGGCGGCCGAGGCCATCGAATTCGCGCTGGGGGAGCAGGGCAAGCCGTACGTGTGGGGTGCGGAGGGCCCGGACGCGTACGACTGCTCGGGGCTGATGCAGACCGCCTACGAGGCGGCCGGGATCACGCTGCCCAGGGTGTCTCGCGACCAGTACCGGGCGGGGGCGATGTTGCCGGTGGAGGAGGCACAGCCGGGCGATCTGGTGTTCTGGGCGTACGACTCGTCGGACCCGGCGACCATCCACCACGTTGCCATGTACCTGGGCGGGGGAAAGATCGTGGAGGCGCAGCAGTCCGGCGTTCCCGTGCACACGCGGGATTTCTCGTTCGACGAGCCCGGTCTCGTGCCGCAGGCCGTGCGGCCCGGTGTGTGA
- the secA2 gene encoding accessory Sec system translocase SecA2, protein MAFWSRVSQKLRRMLSRPASADLTRYEELLPRIGELEPELEKLSDAELTERAAAVRETERTDTELLIEVCALGREAARRALGERAFDVQLLGTMGLLTGHVVQMATGEGKTLAGALAAAGYALQGKRVHVISVNDYLARRDAEWMRPVYDLLGVSVGWVEPALTAEERRAAYHREVCYGAVSEIGFDVLRDRLVTSVEDLTQPEPEVAIVDEADSVLVDEARVPLVMAGSVDAGVADQEVANIVRRLRVGLHYETDPDGRNAWLTPAGASVVEKALGGIDLYAEEGSDRLAAVNAALHAHALLTRDVDYLVRDGKVQLINASRGRVAELQRWPDGLQAAVEAKEQLPPSDHGEILDSITVQALIARYPQVAGMTGTAVAVAEQLREFYELEVAVIPPNTPMIREDLPHRVYATPRHKLRAIVEEIRKVHETGRPILVGTQDVAESEELAEKLRKAGLSCVVLNARNDAEEAAVIAGAGAYGAITVSTQMAGRGTDIRLGGADGADAERVAELGGLHVIGTARYPSSRLDDQLRGRAGRQGDPGSSVFFASLGDELVLAHAPDVPEGIPSDEDTGEITDAAAHRQINHAQRVAEGVDLEIHRNTWRYTRLIEHQRAELLRFRDEVLRTDAGATLLQEAVPDRYSELSESLDAETLRRVCREIVLFHLDQLWADHLAFLTEVRETIHLRALAKETPLDEFHRTAIPAFRKIRDELEKRSAKTLVEAEITDEGIDLARAGVRRPTSTWTYLVQDNPFDSDAEQALKKVRSMLRKKRS, encoded by the coding sequence GTGGCGTTCTGGAGCCGGGTTTCGCAGAAGCTGAGACGAATGCTGTCCCGGCCCGCGAGTGCGGACCTGACACGGTACGAAGAACTTCTCCCCCGGATCGGCGAGCTGGAGCCCGAGCTGGAGAAGTTGTCCGACGCCGAGCTCACCGAGCGCGCGGCGGCCGTCCGGGAGACGGAGCGGACCGACACCGAGCTGCTGATCGAGGTGTGCGCGCTGGGCAGGGAGGCGGCGCGGCGGGCCCTCGGCGAGCGCGCGTTCGACGTGCAGTTGCTGGGCACGATGGGCCTGCTCACGGGACACGTCGTGCAGATGGCCACCGGTGAGGGCAAGACGTTGGCCGGCGCCCTGGCCGCGGCGGGATACGCGTTGCAGGGCAAGCGCGTGCACGTCATCTCGGTGAACGACTACCTCGCGCGCCGCGACGCCGAATGGATGCGCCCGGTGTACGACCTGCTCGGGGTGTCGGTGGGCTGGGTTGAACCGGCGTTGACCGCCGAGGAACGGCGCGCCGCCTACCACCGCGAGGTCTGCTACGGCGCCGTGAGCGAGATCGGGTTCGACGTCCTGCGCGACCGGCTGGTGACGTCGGTGGAGGATCTCACGCAACCGGAGCCCGAAGTCGCCATCGTGGACGAGGCCGACTCGGTCCTCGTGGACGAAGCGCGCGTGCCGCTGGTGATGGCGGGTTCCGTGGACGCCGGGGTGGCCGACCAGGAGGTCGCCAACATCGTGCGGCGCCTGCGGGTCGGGCTGCACTACGAGACCGACCCCGACGGCCGCAACGCCTGGCTTACCCCGGCGGGCGCCTCCGTGGTGGAGAAGGCGCTCGGCGGCATCGACCTCTACGCCGAGGAGGGCTCCGACCGGCTCGCGGCGGTGAACGCCGCCCTCCACGCGCACGCACTGTTGACGCGGGACGTCGACTACCTGGTCCGGGACGGGAAGGTCCAGCTCATCAACGCCTCACGGGGCCGGGTCGCCGAATTGCAGCGCTGGCCCGACGGGCTTCAGGCCGCGGTGGAGGCGAAGGAACAGCTCCCGCCGTCGGACCACGGGGAGATCCTCGACTCCATCACGGTGCAGGCGCTGATCGCGCGCTATCCCCAGGTAGCGGGCATGACCGGCACCGCGGTGGCGGTGGCCGAGCAGCTGCGGGAGTTCTACGAGCTCGAGGTGGCCGTCATCCCGCCGAACACGCCCATGATCCGCGAGGACCTCCCCCACCGCGTGTACGCCACCCCGCGTCACAAACTCCGCGCCATCGTGGAGGAGATCCGGAAGGTGCACGAGACCGGGCGACCGATCCTCGTGGGCACCCAGGACGTCGCCGAGTCCGAGGAGCTGGCGGAGAAGTTGCGCAAGGCCGGGTTGTCGTGCGTCGTCCTCAACGCGCGCAACGACGCCGAGGAGGCCGCCGTCATCGCCGGGGCCGGAGCGTACGGGGCGATCACGGTGTCGACGCAGATGGCGGGCCGGGGCACCGACATCCGGCTCGGGGGCGCCGACGGCGCGGACGCCGAACGGGTCGCGGAACTCGGTGGGCTCCACGTCATCGGCACCGCCCGGTACCCGAGCAGCAGGTTGGACGACCAACTTCGCGGACGCGCGGGGCGGCAGGGCGATCCGGGCAGCTCGGTGTTCTTCGCCAGCCTCGGCGACGAATTGGTGCTCGCGCACGCGCCCGACGTCCCCGAGGGCATCCCGAGCGACGAGGACACCGGCGAGATCACCGACGCGGCCGCCCACCGGCAGATCAACCACGCCCAGCGCGTCGCCGAGGGCGTCGACCTGGAGATCCACCGCAACACGTGGCGCTACACCCGGCTCATCGAGCACCAACGGGCGGAGTTGCTGCGCTTCCGGGACGAGGTCCTGCGCACCGACGCGGGCGCCACCCTGTTGCAGGAGGCCGTACCGGACCGCTACTCCGAGCTTTCGGAGTCGCTCGACGCGGAGACGCTGCGGCGAGTGTGCCGGGAGATCGTGCTGTTCCACCTCGACCAGCTCTGGGCCGATCACCTGGCGTTCCTCACCGAGGTGCGGGAGACGATCCACCTGCGCGCGCTCGCGAAGGAGACCCCGCTCGACGAGTTCCACCGCACGGCGATCCCGGCGTTCCGCAAGATCCGCGACGAGTTGGAGAAGCGCTCCGCCAAGACGTTGGTGGAGGCCGAGATCACGGACGAGGGCATCGACCTGGCGCGCGCCGGCGTCCGCAGACCCACGTCCACCTGGACCTATCTGGTGCAGGACAACCCGTTCGACTCCGACGCCGAGCAGGCACTCAAGAAGGTACGAAGCATGCTTCGCAAGAAGCGATCGTGA
- the pip gene encoding prolyl aminopeptidase, with product MSEPELYPPIAPHASGMVDVGDGQRVYWEVSGAPDGKPAVVLHGGPGSGSDPISRRLFDPTVYRIVQFDQRGSGRSTPHVGDRDVDLSTNTTWHLVADMELLREHLGINRWLVFGGSWGATLALAYAQTHPSRVSELVLRGVFTARKSELDWLYNGGAGHLFPEPWRRYVDVVPPSARDDLLTAYRDLVNSPDPAVAERAAVAWSSWEGAIVSITPQPAFRARYGAPPFAVAFARIALHYFTHGAWLDEGQLLRDAHRLAGIPGHIVQGRYDAVCPPITAYELHRAWPDSTLTLLDGAGHAVTDPGVFAALRRATDAFAVRR from the coding sequence GTGTCGGAGCCGGAGCTGTACCCACCGATCGCTCCCCATGCCTCCGGCATGGTGGACGTCGGCGACGGCCAGCGGGTGTACTGGGAGGTCAGTGGCGCACCCGACGGCAAACCGGCGGTGGTGTTGCACGGCGGACCGGGCAGCGGGAGTGACCCGATCTCGCGTCGGCTCTTCGATCCGACCGTGTACCGGATCGTGCAGTTCGACCAGCGCGGTTCCGGGCGCAGCACTCCCCACGTCGGTGATCGGGACGTCGATCTGTCGACGAACACGACCTGGCATCTCGTCGCCGACATGGAGCTCCTGCGAGAGCACCTCGGCATCAACCGGTGGCTCGTGTTCGGCGGCTCGTGGGGCGCCACGCTCGCACTCGCCTACGCGCAGACCCACCCGTCGCGGGTCAGCGAGTTGGTGCTGCGTGGAGTGTTCACGGCCCGCAAGTCCGAGCTCGACTGGCTCTACAACGGCGGCGCCGGACATCTGTTCCCCGAGCCCTGGCGGCGCTACGTCGACGTGGTGCCCCCGTCGGCACGCGACGACCTGCTCACCGCGTACCGGGACCTCGTCAACAGCCCCGACCCCGCCGTCGCCGAACGCGCGGCCGTGGCGTGGAGCTCCTGGGAAGGGGCGATCGTCTCGATCACGCCGCAACCGGCGTTCCGGGCGCGCTACGGCGCTCCGCCGTTCGCCGTCGCGTTCGCCCGGATAGCCCTGCACTACTTCACCCATGGCGCGTGGCTCGACGAGGGACAACTGCTGCGCGACGCCCATCGACTCGCGGGCATCCCCGGACACATCGTGCAGGGCCGTTACGACGCGGTGTGCCCGCCGATCACCGCGTACGAACTGCACCGGGCGTGGCCGGACTCCACCCTGACCTTGCTCGACGGAGCGGGGCACGCGGTCACCGATCCGGGAGTGTTCGCGGCTCTTCGCCGCGCGACGGACGCCTTCGCCGTGCGACGCTGA
- a CDS encoding DinB family protein has product MPGLIGPVADEREGLLDYLAQQRYVLCLAAYGLTEQQIRSTPTVSSLSIGGLLKHVCRTERAWIDLVVGRAPTDPGDDLHLTPDETLADLIGEYERVATRTEQVVVDIDDLGRPVPVPRDVPWFPDDVDAWSVRWVLLHLIEETARHAGHADIIREAIDGATALSLMAAAEGWPRTPWLSPWRPPEHPGQGSNSAG; this is encoded by the coding sequence GTGCCCGGGCTGATCGGGCCCGTCGCCGACGAACGCGAGGGGCTGCTCGACTACCTGGCACAGCAGCGTTACGTGTTGTGCCTCGCCGCGTACGGGCTGACCGAACAGCAGATCCGCAGTACGCCGACGGTGAGTTCGCTGAGCATCGGCGGTCTCCTCAAGCACGTCTGCCGCACGGAGCGGGCCTGGATCGACCTCGTCGTCGGCCGCGCCCCCACCGACCCCGGCGACGATCTGCACCTGACCCCCGACGAGACCCTCGCCGACCTCATCGGGGAGTACGAGCGGGTGGCCACCCGGACCGAGCAGGTCGTCGTCGACATCGACGACCTCGGTCGTCCCGTGCCCGTGCCCCGTGACGTGCCGTGGTTCCCGGACGATGTCGACGCGTGGTCGGTGCGGTGGGTGCTGCTGCACCTCATCGAGGAGACGGCCCGGCATGCCGGGCACGCCGACATCATCCGGGAGGCGATCGACGGCGCCACCGCGTTGTCGCTCATGGCGGCGGCGGAGGGCTGGCCGCGAACCCCGTGGCTGTCACCGTGGCGCCCGCCGGAGCACCCCGGTCAGGGGTCGAACAGCGCGGGTTGA
- a CDS encoding methylated-DNA--[protein]-cysteine S-methyltransferase: MTPEPTGFAVFDTALGHCGIAWRGDVVVRSLLPVGDADEARARLSTAVPEAAETPVPASLRPVVNGVRALLRGEAVELSDVPLDFSAVPEFHRRVYEFVRTVGVGRTVTYGDVAAALGEPYAARAVGRALGANPFAPIVPCHRVLAANGGIGGFSGPGGVAAKQRLLGVERAHSAQPALFDP; the protein is encoded by the coding sequence GTGACGCCCGAGCCCACCGGATTCGCCGTGTTCGACACGGCCCTCGGACACTGCGGGATCGCGTGGCGGGGCGACGTCGTGGTGCGCAGCCTGCTTCCCGTCGGCGACGCCGACGAGGCCCGCGCGCGGCTTTCCACCGCGGTGCCCGAGGCGGCCGAGACCCCCGTCCCCGCGTCACTGCGGCCCGTGGTCAACGGAGTGAGGGCGCTGCTGCGTGGGGAGGCGGTGGAACTGTCGGACGTACCGCTCGACTTCTCCGCCGTGCCCGAGTTCCACCGGCGGGTCTACGAATTCGTCCGCACGGTGGGCGTGGGTCGCACGGTGACGTACGGCGACGTGGCCGCCGCTCTGGGCGAGCCGTACGCGGCACGGGCCGTGGGTCGCGCGCTGGGAGCAAACCCGTTCGCGCCCATCGTGCCGTGTCATCGGGTGCTGGCCGCGAACGGCGGGATCGGCGGGTTTTCCGGGCCGGGAGGGGTCGCCGCCAAACAACGGCTGCTCGGCGTGGAGCGCGCTCACAGCGCTCAACCCGCGCTGTTCGACCCCTGA
- a CDS encoding DUF4326 domain-containing protein — protein MSRRERGEDELTKGWTDEERALRERVLAGHSVVVNVRKSGPHRHLVPWLVAEDLITYVGHAGNRHSWPESDFANPFVKEAKQDRVMMVRHYRDYLREQPELLRRLRDGELNGRALGCWCAPEPCHADVLVEYTE, from the coding sequence TTGAGCAGGCGTGAACGAGGCGAGGACGAGCTGACGAAGGGGTGGACCGATGAAGAGCGGGCACTGCGGGAGCGGGTCCTGGCCGGACACAGCGTCGTGGTGAACGTCCGCAAGTCGGGGCCGCACCGGCATCTCGTGCCGTGGTTGGTGGCGGAGGACCTCATCACCTACGTCGGGCACGCCGGGAACCGGCACTCCTGGCCCGAGTCCGACTTCGCCAACCCCTTCGTGAAGGAGGCGAAGCAGGACCGCGTCATGATGGTCCGGCACTATCGGGACTACCTGCGTGAGCAGCCCGAGCTGCTGCGTCGGCTGCGGGACGGCGAGCTGAACGGGCGGGCGCTGGGGTGCTGGTGTGCCCCCGAGCCGTGCCATGCCGACGTTTTGGTGGAGTACACGGAATGA
- a CDS encoding RNB domain-containing ribonuclease, with product MALVAHGQGAGDFASLRAEFALPESFPPEVLAEAEAAAGDLVPCPGSREDATGLPFVTIDPPGAKDLDQAVLLTRRPGGRFRVHYAIADVAAFVAPRGALDAEARRRGQTLYLPDGNVGLHPPMLAEQAASLLPGVVRPAVLWTLDIDSDGEPSTVRVRRAWVRSVERLDHDSVAEALRAGTPHPSIAALPELGRLRREHAARRGAVEPQVPEQRIRAEPEGGWALVRRPRHEVEEWNAELSLLTGMVAAELMIEAGIGVLRTVPEAPPDAVDWLRRSAHALGVSWPDSASVSEVLAELDPADPASLALHAGTVRLLRGAGYTAFDGEVPESVGHAGIGGPYAHVTAPIRRLVDRFATEVCLAVAEGRRVPEWVRRSLPELPRLMGWSDSRASRVERACLDQVGAWVLAERVGTTFDGVVLRFDAAGAAEVFVQNPPLLARCSGVTAPEGSEIAVRLTEVDVVGRRVCFEQA from the coding sequence GTGGCTCTGGTAGCGCACGGCCAGGGCGCCGGCGACTTCGCCTCGCTGCGCGCCGAGTTCGCTCTGCCGGAGTCGTTCCCGCCCGAGGTGCTGGCCGAGGCCGAAGCCGCCGCCGGTGATCTCGTACCGTGTCCCGGCTCTCGTGAGGACGCCACCGGCCTGCCGTTCGTGACCATCGATCCGCCCGGCGCCAAGGATCTGGACCAGGCGGTGTTGTTGACCCGGCGCCCCGGTGGTCGGTTCCGCGTGCACTACGCGATCGCCGACGTCGCCGCGTTCGTCGCTCCCCGCGGCGCGCTGGACGCCGAGGCCCGGCGCCGAGGTCAGACGCTGTACCTGCCGGACGGCAACGTGGGGCTGCATCCTCCGATGCTGGCCGAGCAGGCCGCGAGCCTGTTGCCCGGCGTGGTACGCCCCGCCGTGCTGTGGACGCTCGACATCGACTCCGACGGCGAACCGTCCACGGTCCGGGTACGCCGGGCCTGGGTGCGATCGGTGGAACGCCTCGACCACGACTCGGTGGCCGAGGCGTTGCGGGCCGGAACACCGCACCCGTCCATCGCAGCCTTGCCGGAGCTGGGCAGGCTGCGGCGGGAACACGCCGCTCGGCGAGGCGCGGTGGAGCCGCAGGTGCCCGAGCAACGCATCCGGGCCGAGCCCGAGGGTGGTTGGGCACTGGTGCGTCGGCCGAGACACGAGGTGGAGGAGTGGAACGCCGAGCTCTCGCTGCTCACCGGCATGGTGGCGGCGGAGTTGATGATCGAGGCGGGGATCGGCGTGCTCCGGACGGTGCCCGAGGCTCCGCCCGACGCCGTGGACTGGCTGCGGCGGTCCGCTCACGCGCTCGGCGTGTCGTGGCCGGACTCGGCGAGCGTCTCGGAGGTGCTGGCCGAGCTCGATCCCGCCGACCCCGCGTCGCTGGCGTTGCACGCCGGGACGGTGCGGCTGTTGCGCGGCGCGGGCTACACCGCCTTCGACGGCGAGGTCCCCGAATCGGTCGGTCACGCGGGTATCGGCGGACCGTACGCGCATGTCACCGCGCCCATCCGGCGGTTGGTGGACCGCTTCGCCACCGAGGTGTGCCTCGCGGTGGCCGAGGGACGCCGCGTCCCGGAGTGGGTGCGTCGGTCGCTGCCCGAGCTGCCGCGGCTGATGGGATGGTCCGACTCGCGGGCGTCCCGAGTCGAGCGCGCCTGCCTCGACCAGGTCGGGGCGTGGGTGCTCGCCGAGCGGGTGGGGACGACGTTCGACGGGGTGGTGTTGCGGTTCGACGCCGCGGGAGCGGCCGAGGTGTTCGTCCAGAACCCGCCGCTGCTGGCTCGCTGCTCCGGAGTGACGGCCCCGGAGGGCAGCGAGATCGCCGTGCGTCTCACCGAGGTCGATGTCGTCGGTCGGAGGGTGTGTTTTGAGCAGGCGTGA
- a CDS encoding helical backbone metal receptor, which yields MKDELGADVALSGPPSRVVSLVPSLTEAVAETVPGVLVGATDYCTYPVGLDVPRVGGSKYPKIDAVLDCAPDLVLGNAEENRPEDVRRLREAGVAVWVTAAPATVTMALESLRTLFTRVFDMATPAWLTEAEAAWRDPAPVRVRAVVPVWRKPWVVLGRDTFGGDVLRRLGVHNVYAEHADRYPRPRVEELRARFADGEADLLVLPDEPYVFTDDDGPDHFPGVPYTLVSGRRLTWYGPSLADARAELEAALADVRTR from the coding sequence ATGAAGGACGAGCTGGGCGCCGATGTCGCGCTCTCCGGGCCCCCGAGCCGGGTGGTGTCGCTGGTGCCGTCCCTGACGGAGGCGGTGGCCGAGACCGTGCCGGGAGTGCTGGTGGGCGCCACCGACTACTGCACGTACCCCGTTGGGTTGGACGTGCCGAGGGTCGGCGGTTCGAAGTACCCGAAGATCGACGCGGTGCTGGACTGCGCTCCCGACCTGGTGCTGGGCAACGCCGAGGAGAACCGTCCCGAGGACGTGCGCCGCCTGCGCGAGGCGGGCGTCGCGGTGTGGGTCACGGCCGCGCCCGCGACCGTGACCATGGCCCTGGAGTCACTGCGCACGTTGTTCACGCGAGTGTTCGACATGGCGACCCCCGCGTGGCTGACCGAGGCCGAGGCCGCGTGGCGGGACCCGGCCCCCGTACGGGTCCGGGCCGTGGTGCCGGTGTGGCGCAAACCGTGGGTGGTCCTGGGACGGGACACGTTCGGCGGTGACGTGCTGCGTCGGCTCGGGGTCCACAACGTCTACGCCGAGCACGCCGATCGGTACCCGCGGCCCCGCGTGGAGGAACTGCGGGCGCGGTTCGCCGACGGCGAGGCCGACCTGCTGGTCCTGCCCGACGAGCCGTACGTCTTCACCGACGACGACGGCCCCGACCACTTTCCCGGAGTGCCCTACACGCTGGTCTCGGGGCGGCGGCTCACGTGGTACGGCCCGTCGCTGGCCGACGCCAGGGCGGAGCTGGAGGCCGCGCTCGCGGACGTCCGGACCCGGTAA
- a CDS encoding NAD+ synthase, whose protein sequence is MPQLRIALAQVNTSVGDLSGNAELVVERTRLAAAEGAHVVVFPEMTLTGYPVEDLALRGAFTAASKAAVDDLATAVADAGCGDLLVVVGYLDSDEVGPRNAVAALYRGEVVARQFKHHLPNYGVFDERRYFKPGSELTVLRLHGVDLGMVVCEDLWQDGGPITALGAAGVDLVLSPNASPYERAKDDVRLPLVARRAAEAKAPIVYTNQVGGQDDLVFDGDSIVVSPDGTLLGRAPQFVEHLLVVDVELPRREREGLDGTVKGFRVRRRVLGDTPVEPYSPTHRLVVAEPLPDEAEVWSALVVGLRDYVRKNGFRSVILGFSGGIDSAVTAALAVDALGADAVHGVSMPSKYSSEHSRADAADLARRLGCHFRVESVENMVATYVDQLNLTGLAEENIQARVRGMLLMALSNLEGHLVLATGNKTELAVGYSTIYGDAVGGFAPIKDVFKTQVWKLARWRNAEAEKRGETPPIPPNSITKPPSAELRPGQLDTDSLPDYALLDDILDDYVEGDRGFADLIAAGFDAEVVDRVVRMVDRAEYKRRQYPPGTKITFKAFGRDRRLPMTNLWRESHRR, encoded by the coding sequence ATGCCACAACTGCGCATCGCCCTGGCCCAGGTGAACACGAGCGTCGGTGACCTCTCCGGCAACGCGGAACTCGTCGTCGAGCGCACCCGGTTGGCGGCGGCGGAGGGAGCCCACGTCGTGGTGTTCCCCGAGATGACGCTGACCGGGTACCCAGTGGAGGATCTCGCGCTGCGCGGCGCGTTCACCGCGGCGTCGAAGGCCGCCGTCGACGACCTCGCCACCGCGGTAGCGGACGCCGGGTGCGGGGACCTGCTCGTGGTCGTGGGGTACCTCGACTCCGACGAGGTGGGACCGCGCAACGCCGTCGCGGCGCTGTACCGGGGCGAGGTGGTGGCCCGGCAGTTCAAGCACCACCTGCCGAACTACGGCGTGTTCGACGAGCGTCGGTACTTCAAGCCGGGCAGCGAGCTCACCGTGCTGCGGCTGCACGGCGTCGACCTGGGCATGGTGGTGTGCGAGGACCTGTGGCAGGACGGCGGTCCGATCACCGCGCTGGGCGCGGCCGGGGTGGATCTCGTGCTCTCCCCCAACGCCTCGCCCTACGAGCGGGCCAAGGACGACGTCCGGCTGCCCCTGGTGGCCCGGCGGGCCGCCGAGGCCAAGGCCCCGATCGTGTACACGAACCAGGTCGGTGGGCAGGACGACCTGGTGTTCGACGGCGATTCCATCGTGGTGTCCCCCGACGGGACGCTGCTGGGGCGCGCGCCCCAGTTCGTCGAGCATCTGCTCGTGGTCGACGTCGAGCTGCCGCGGCGCGAACGCGAAGGCCTCGACGGCACCGTGAAGGGTTTCCGGGTGCGGCGCCGGGTGCTCGGCGACACCCCGGTGGAGCCGTACTCCCCCACCCACCGGCTCGTGGTCGCCGAACCGTTGCCCGACGAGGCGGAGGTGTGGTCGGCCCTGGTGGTGGGCCTGCGCGACTACGTGCGGAAGAACGGTTTCCGCTCGGTGATCCTCGGGTTCTCCGGGGGCATCGACTCCGCGGTGACGGCCGCGCTGGCCGTCGACGCGCTCGGCGCCGACGCCGTCCACGGCGTGTCGATGCCGTCGAAGTACTCCTCGGAGCACTCGCGCGCCGATGCCGCCGATCTGGCTCGGCGTCTCGGCTGCCACTTCCGCGTCGAGTCCGTGGAGAACATGGTCGCCACCTACGTCGACCAACTGAACCTCACGGGGCTCGCGGAGGAGAACATCCAGGCCCGCGTGCGAGGCATGCTGCTGATGGCACTGTCCAACCTGGAAGGCCACCTCGTGCTCGCCACCGGCAACAAGACCGAGCTGGCCGTCGGCTACTCCACGATCTACGGCGACGCGGTGGGTGGGTTCGCCCCCATCAAGGACGTGTTCAAGACGCAGGTGTGGAAACTCGCGCGCTGGCGCAACGCGGAGGCCGAGAAACGCGGCGAGACCCCGCCGATCCCCCCGAACTCGATCACCAAGCCCCCGTCGGCCGAGCTGCGGCCGGGGCAGCTCGACACCGACTCGTTGCCCGACTACGCGTTGCTCGACGACATCCTCGACGACTACGTCGAGGGCGACCGCGGTTTCGCCGACCTGATCGCGGCCGGGTTCGACGCCGAGGTTGTCGACCGCGTGGTTCGGATGGTGGATCGCGCGGAGTACAAGCGCAGGCAGTACCCGCCCGGCACGAAGATCACGTTCAAGGCGTTCGGCCGCGACCGCCGACTGCCCATGACCAACCTCTGGCGGGAAAGCCACCGCCGGTGA